The following are encoded in a window of Nibricoccus aquaticus genomic DNA:
- a CDS encoding ABC transporter substrate-binding protein, whose protein sequence is MPRLPTLLLALISFTIAIARGAEPGAVRVVSQTVGTDELLLALAEPSQIAALSHLSRDPQFSAISTEATAYLQLAKNGDAENVLKFSPTLVLVANYSRAELVSQIRRAGVKIFVVEKYESLDDAYANLRALARELGPLAEKKAETIIADCQQRVAALATKLKDVRPIRVIAPSTYGVMGGAGTTFQDLCDHAAAENLAASLGKLTGHVPPPNEQMLTWPIERVVVSGDNLDSALAPFLKLPPYQFLSAVREKRAALLKPWHISAVSHHRVAAYEHLARQLHPELFQ, encoded by the coding sequence ATGCCCCGTCTGCCCACGCTCCTGCTCGCGCTCATCTCGTTCACCATCGCCATAGCCCGCGGCGCCGAACCGGGAGCCGTGCGGGTCGTGTCGCAGACGGTCGGCACCGACGAACTCCTCCTCGCCCTCGCCGAGCCCTCGCAAATCGCCGCGCTCAGTCATCTCTCTCGCGATCCTCAATTCTCCGCGATCTCCACCGAAGCCACCGCCTACCTTCAACTCGCTAAAAACGGCGACGCCGAGAACGTCCTCAAATTCTCCCCCACACTCGTCCTCGTCGCCAACTACAGCCGCGCCGAACTCGTCTCCCAAATCCGCCGCGCCGGCGTGAAAATCTTCGTCGTCGAAAAATACGAATCCCTCGACGACGCCTACGCCAACCTCCGCGCCCTCGCCCGCGAACTCGGCCCACTCGCCGAAAAAAAAGCCGAGACCATCATCGCCGACTGCCAGCAACGCGTCGCCGCCCTCGCGACAAAACTCAAAGACGTCCGCCCCATCCGCGTCATCGCCCCGTCGACCTACGGCGTCATGGGCGGCGCCGGCACCACCTTCCAGGATCTCTGCGACCACGCCGCCGCCGAAAACCTCGCCGCCAGCCTCGGCAAACTCACCGGCCACGTCCCGCCTCCCAACGAACAAATGCTCACCTGGCCCATCGAGCGCGTTGTCGTTTCCGGCGACAACCTCGACTCCGCCCTCGCGCCCTTCCTCAAACTCCCGCCCTACCAATTCCTGTCCGCCGTCCGCGAAAAACGCGCCGCCCTCCTCAAGCCCTGGCACATCAGCGCCGTCTCCCACCACCGCGTCGCCGCCTACGAACACCTCGCCCGCCAGCTCCACCCCGAACTCTTCCAATAA